TGCTGCTCCAACACCACCCTCTTAAATACTGTACAATTATTAACATATCgatgcatattttttattcgCAAATTAGATAAACGTAATGACATGAGTGCCTCTCAAAAATTGTAGCAGTTGGATGAAACCTTGATAGAATACAATATCACAGGTACGGggttttcttctcaattttggCGTGTATCATGCAACCAGAGCCGCCCTCGGACTTCCTTTTGAATGGAGGTACTTTACCTTAATCATATATTGCTTCATATTTTGATTGAGATAAAATGCTACAAAATTTTGCATTCCTACCAAATATGAATTCTTCAATAGCATCTGTATGTCTTGTTAGACTCCAACAATCAAACAATTGGAGTAATGATGGTATCGGTATGTCTTGTTAGACTCCAACAATCAAACAATTGGAGTTACGGTGATGATTCAGGCTTCCTGAGGACATGCAGTCAATACACAGTTGGGTAGATCTTTgacagaataaataaataaataaataaaataggttATTCAGTtggttttagtgttttcaaCACATGTTTGTGTGAGTTATTTCTTTAATGCATTGATCATCTGACATGGGCGCCATTGCTCAGTGCAGTAGTAAAGGTCTTTGGCTTGCAACCACAAGGGTGCGGGTTCAAGCCCTTAGACCAGCCCTTCATGCAAACATGTTGAAGGGTGAAACCATTTCAAATTTCTCCATTACTAGTTAATGGATTAATAATTGATCAATTGGCATACCTGAAGTCAGCAAGGCAGTTCTTCTGTTATAAACCCTTAAGCTGCAACTTCTCCCTGGCTTGAGGTGCACTATAGCATCTGAGTCTGTAGAAGTTGCAACTTTTAACCTCTCCTGAAAGTCAGGTATTGGCTGTACTGTTAAAAAAGAGCAATTATATTTAGACTGAGTGTGTAAAAGTAACCATCTGCTTTAACACTTCAGaaaatctatcaaatttggtaatTCACATGTGCCCATTCTCTAATCTTTGATGAGTTTTCTCATGTTCTCACTTCTATTTGTACCTGCAGCTCACCCGTGGCATTCATTACAACCTTTGTCACATTGTTTGCACTGGTGATTGCCATAACAAAAGATCTTCCAGATGTGGAGGGGGATCGCAAGTAAGTTCTAGAAATTTACTCACTCAAGGAGATTAATAGTGCATTTTCCTCGTGTTTGTGGCATGCCTACTTCCTGCGTAGTAAAACATTTATGACCTTGATAAGCAACATTCCAGTTAATAGTTATCTCAAAGTTCCTCCtaaaccttattttattttatgttcctccctcaatgtttttttttatttcattttctctcaCATCCAAAATAACCCTGCTATTTTGTTAGAGGCCAAACACAtgtatgttttaatttaaacatgtaCATGTGATCTCATATCTCATTGAATATTGTCACTGCAGATATAACATATCAACTTTAGCAACTAAACTTGGAGTCAGAAACATTGCATTTCTTGGTTCTGGGCTTTTACTGGTGAATTATGTTGGAGCTGTACTAGCAGCTATTTACATGCCTCAGGTATAAGTTTCCCTTGAAGCTGCTCCTGTGCTTATACGGAACTCATGGTATTAGTTGAAGGTCCACCTAACTCCTTGAGTTTTCTTCAATGAAGGCAAACTTAACCCCTCCACTTGCATCTTTTACAGGATTTCAGTCGTAGCCTAATGATACCCGCACATACAATCCTTGCACTGAGCTTGGTTTTCCAGGTGTGTTTCATGGTATTAGTAACCATGTTGATTAGCACTGTGACTAGGATGACTTTTAGTGTGTGTTATTAGCTGGTATGGCTCATTTGATTTATTCtgctagtttatttatttatttattcagcAAGATAAATATCAATTCCTTCATGCAGCTCTCATTAATTTGCTTATTCTTATGAGGACATTGATTTGTGCTTCTGCTCTTTCCATGGGATCTCATTGttaaattttggtatttttcatggtttcttcaaaaacaaattgactTTGGCATCATCATGTGCCTTTCCATGGAGAGGTTACTGGTTTCATCTAGGAAGGCCTTCCCATCCAGCTTTTTATGCTTTTGAAGTAGTGATTAGATGGGCCTGTGAGATGGATGTGGAATTGGAATAAGCCAAACTTGCCTTCAAAACTTTTTCACTATTAGCTTGCTGATCTTGGAGCATGAGCAAGTTCCTCATAGTTAATGGTAGCCTTTGATGATATTACTGACCTTCAGACTGTTGCCACTGACCATAATCCCTACTGGGTTTCCATGTGCACAATAGATCAGGGAATCAAAACACAGAAATCAGCATATAAGTGTGCTTGGTTTTGCTATAGTTTCACTATTTGCAAAACTGGCGTATTGATTTTTTCCTCAATATGGGATGGAGATCGGCTTGATCCTTATCTTGGACCAGGTTGATCTGGATGGAAACCCCTtactaaaactaaaacaacaacaaacatATGATCTCTTAAACATCAAGAACAATGTTTAAATATGATAAGCAATGAGGAATTCTGATTGTTGATCCAAACATTTTCTGTACAAGTGATGAATTTCAATCATAATTGTGAATGTgacctatatatattttgaatcaatATTGTCAATATACCATCATACAGACCTGAAGAGTTGCATGGATATCATAGTTCATTTAATTTCTAGTGCTTTGTTCTTTACGATAGATCTTTTCTGCTGGTTGCTGGTTTTTTTGGGATCGTGTAAAatgttttcttatgttttttcctCTTACATGCATCCTTTTTGTACCTGTCTCAGATGTGGGTGTTGGAACAAGCAAATTACACAAAGGTAATGCTTAGTTTCATGTTGTGTATAACAAGGTCTTGAAACTTATGCTATAGTTGCAATTTGGATGGAGGATTCATATATATAGGAGATTATTCAGCAACTATTTTGACTCAAAATCAAAGAGGGGTTAGGTTTTGCCTTTAGGCAATGAATTTAATTCAACATAGAACTACAATTTCACTGATATAAATATGTGCCTTCTCTATTTTCTCAATTCGAGGGGCACTGAAATATGTACATTGAAAATATCCTTCTAGATACACGAATCATATTTCCAGAAAAGTAAAGGAGTATTTTTACTTCTATTTCACTGTTCTGTTGGCCTCTGTTGTCTTGCTTTATTTACTTGTTACTTACAGAACATAGTGAATTGATCATGTCTGCATACAATGTCCAGAGACTGCTGCATTGGCAGACATTTTGAGAAAATAAGTCGAGCTTGATTGAggaaattttgcaattttagcCTTTTAccacttgtttttaattatgataagCCAGCCCAATCATGCTTATACGGTGAATTCAGTGTGCAGCTTCTAGAAAATTTGCAACTGGTTTGAAATTTGACGTGATTCTCAATAGGCTATAACAGTGAAACACACTCCACCAGTTGGATATGATTTCACCAAATACAAATACTGAGAATTTTTTTCAGCTGTCCTGATTATATTCATTTTCCATTTGCAGGAGGCAATCTCAGGGTTCTATCGGTTTATATGGAATCTCTTTTATGCTGAATACATCATATTTCCTTTTATCTAGCcgaattttgatatttttcccGGAGTTTAGAGTTCAGAGAGAGATTGTACTTCACATATCTGTTATTTTGCAACGTAATAGTTATTGTTGTAATCTGTAACATGCAATTAGCATCACTTTGTGTCATTGTACCAGTCTCTTCCTCGATAGCAAAAAGTTGTGagattttatttatcttctgaATCGTATGAAAATTCTTTGCTCTTACGGGCTTTGACTTGGATCTTCTGCGCATGAGAAATCCAACTTAAAAATGTAAAGTGAgatagaatagacaataaaaataaaaagtaaatgagATTTGCACCAAGAAACGCAGGGAATGCTGTAAGTGATGCAATCTACTTGAACTACTAGGTGCGAGCGGGTTTTCATGGTAGCGATACACCTATCTAGCGGAACCTGGTGACAGAAGAAATTCTTTGCAGTGCTTTTGCTTGAAAGGTCTGTTCTCAGGACTCCCAGGTTCAGGTTTTAGGTTGGCAGCCGCGAGGTACTGGTTTGTGTTCTGAAAGAAGCTATTTTGCCTAATAAAAGTGGAAGGCTAGGACTGACTTCACATTCTCTCTCGTAAGATCTCACCTGTCCTCACTTCAACTATTTCACCATAACTAGTTAAAGGTATTTTAGATGCTGCAGATAGTGCCAAGAAATGTGGTGAAGTGTAGTTCAACTGGTTTCGGAGGACTATATTATGGACCAGAAATCATGCAGGTTGCCAAAAACATTCCGCCATCCAAATTCCTGGCATGTTCAAAGTTCTCAAAGCACACAAACTGATTGCAAGAAATCGAAGGAACTTGAAGAATGAAAGAAACCCATTGTCATGAATATAAGGACAGCAAAGAACCTTGCAcagcccttttctttttcattccaTTTTTGTATCTCCACAAAAGAGGAGTATACAGAATGgcgtataaaaaaaatacaaagaatgcCCTGTATCGTTTCTATCCCACTATTAATAAATcagcaaaagaaaaattcttGATCTAACAGAGTCTAAGGGTTTGCTGTTTGTGAAAACAACACTTGGTCTGGGGCAAGGGGACTTCTGGATGATGTTTCTTTACACAATGAGGCTTGCGTCAAAACCATTGGTGATGAAACCTTCGGGCTAAACCGAGATGAGGTCCGTGGTGATGGATCATCACTTCTTGTTCTTGGTGACAGGTTTGCATGCTCTAAAACCCGGAATTGAAGCTCCGATGGATAATCCCTCATGCATCCTATCCGTGGCCCTGCACCAGTGGTCCATTTAGAGGACAAGTGTTCCGCCAATTGATACGATTTCATTCCTTTATGAGAATCTATCCTCTTCAGGATTTTTTCTTTGGGGACAGGCtcctcgtcttcttcttcttcatcatcttcgtCAAACAAATTAAGTTTAGTAATCATGAAGTCTTCCTCTGTCAAAAATGAATCTTCTGCCGTTTCATAACCATCTTCTCCAGGAGAATCAGGATCTTCTGCCTGGCAGCTTGGTCCAAGTTCTTCTGTTTTGAAATTGTCAATCACATCTCCTCTTGTTGGTATTTCAAgtttagtaatttttaattgtaatccACGTGACAATTTTGATGCGTGCAGATTAGCATTTTCTGCCACATTAGAATCTCGTTTCCTTGAATCTGTGTCCTCTGGAGCCAATCCGGTGACTTCGAGTAAATCTGCATCTGGTTGGTCTCGGAGACTACCATGGATGTCCTTTTTGATAATGGATTCGTCTTCTTCATCAGTTGGGCTTTCCTGAATAcataagagaagaagagaagtgcATCAATGATTCACGTCTATATTTCTGAAAATGCATAAATGACAGCTCGAAAACAAATAACTGATCTGCTATGAACCCTGGTGCACAAAGTTCCCACATAAAAGAACGGCATGAGCCTTTTGGCTTCCTACAAAGATGAATTTGTTACCAATATCAATTGATGGAGACCTCCATGTTCATAACGACCCTAATTCATGGAAAATGTTACTAATTTGGATGCTGCCAGCTGATAGTGTGCTGTTGAGGAACCTTTTTTTCTTGGGTTTCTAGCAGATGCTAACTTCATTGAAGTTACTGAAAGCAAACTTAATAGTTTCGTACCTTTACATCAGTTAGATCCACGTTGTGTTCCCTGAGGAAAGACATGAATGCCTGGAAGTTTTCTTCGGTTGGGAGATAATGGCCACTGTGAGGCCAAACTGCCTGTCAAAATGAAAGAACCttgtaaatatataaacaaagtaACATtgacagagaaaaaaaagggagcTTGTGAAGCTATCTTAAAAACACCAGACAGTTCCTATCTACCTTTAGAACACCATCTTCCACAACCAATCTTCCAGCAGATAGAGTGGCTCCACCGGCCAAGAAACTTGAATGTTGAAATGTGCCCTTGATCTTGAGACCAACATAGAAGGTCTTCGATGTGCTGAGAACAAAAATCCATTTGGCATCTTTGGGTCCTTCTGTTGTACAGAGAAGTTTCCCACTTTGTTTGTATAAAAATTTCCCGTTCTCCACAGTCACTTCAAAAGCCTCTCTTTCAATCTGAAAGATGGATGGACAATACTTGTAAGTAGATTTTAACAGCTGGGTAAgcgaaagaagaaggaaaaaagatgaTAGACTTTAGtagaatttataaaacaagGACGTTCCATTTCAAGTTCCAGGCTTTGGACTGCATTCAAATTGAAGCAGAAAACTGCAGTAACTATACTAACCACCAGATTTTGCAAGTCTTCTCATGACTATAAAAGTTAATACTTACAGGACCAAGATATTTTATGCATTGTTGTTGAAGCTTTGATCTAAGACATCTATCAAGGTTGACTTCTTTCCCATCTCCAATATCGAGCCTGCAGGTTTAAGAGGATTGGTATCAACTGTGAATAATGTTTATCCTGAAGGAAAGATGACTTTGTCATATGCAAgtcttcaatttcaaaaaagcTTACCAATAGAAGAAAGGCTGTTTACTCTGACAGTGAAGCCAATTGacataataaaattgaagattATGTCCATAACGATGCCGTGGATCAATCTATTAGAAAGAAGAATAAGATCAATACGAGACAAAGTAAACTAGTAACTTCGTTTCAAGTTTCTATTTCAAGACTTGATCTTACTGCCTCAAGCCAATGCTGTAAAGCAAGTTTCCGAGCCTTTGCATCCTTTGACAATCCTTTTCCTACCtgcaaaggataaaaaatccTGGCACTCAGAAATGCAGTAGAACAAAATGTTATCTGTATAGATACATCAATTTCTTTAGAACTTACCTTGGCAGCTCTCATTCTTGCTCTTGACCAACGTGAAATTGCACTCTCAGGTttctcaatatcaaaaaaagatATGGAGCTTCTCTTGAGCTCTGCAAAATCCAACAACTTCCACCTACAAAACACATTGCAAGAACATTAAGTTCGGTGAAAAAGGAGATATACCACAACGAAATATATACAGAAGGAATTGCAAACGTAGACTGATACCAACCATCTCTGCTCGACAACAACAGCACAATCAGCCAACTGCCTCCTGGTTCTGAAGCTTTTATAGACTTTCTGCAACGTCACAGCAGCCTGGTGTCTTTGTTTCCCTGGCCCAGGCAATGATGAGTGGAGTTTTTTGTCAAGCAAGCTATCTGATCTTGTCAACTGATTGCCCCTTTCTCCAACTCTAGGACTTATGATTGATCTAGCAAGCACGTCCATGTCTGAGGTAGTACTTTTGAAGGACAATGTAGTACTCAGTTCCCTCTCCTTAAAGCCAGGGCATTCTTCACATATCACCTTTCCTGAACCATATGATCTCATCGAATCAGGGTCTGAGTCACAGCCATTAAAACCAACAGATTGTAATGCATTCCCCGCGTCTTCACTCCCAAAACTAACTGATCTCACAAGAACAGTGTCAAAAGGACCATCCAATTCAGCAAGGGGACATGAAAAGCTTATTCCCATTTTAGGAAAGGAACAGAGATATCTTTCTTAGACTCCAAATAAACAAGAGCTATAGGTCTCAATAACTGTTAAAAATAAGTAGAACAAAgagaattaattcaaattaaaagtgCAAGTAGATTTATATCTATATGAAAGGCATAATATGGCAGATACATCAAGGCCAATTTTTTGTGCTCTCGAATGTTCATAAACaccttttataattataatagtaatagtaataaggTTAAgcaccattttttttccttcttatctGCGAGAAAACCATTGATTGGAGGCAACAATGAGCAAAATATAACACATTCAAAGGGATTCAAAGGCTGGAGGAAAAAAAAGTGGAGGCTTTCAGATTAAACAGACAAAGAACATAGCTTTATCCAAAACATCAAAATGGGTATCCAAACATTTGAATATAATCACATCAGGAATTGGTCAAGTACACCAAATAATAAATGTTAATGTTATGAGGCCCCTGTGTATAATAATGAATTCAAAACCCTTCTAGCCCCTGTTCccaaaatacattttcaaaccaagaaaataagttcaataaaaactggaaaaaaaagaaaaagaaaacattgaggTACCTTCAATGGCTCcccattattataaaaacatcataaacatgagaaaatcaaaaaaagaaaatcagggGAATTTTCATTTGACCTCTCTATTTTTCTATCTCAATCTTTTCATAACACAAACAACACAATGGCATCAGTGTCCAGAATGCGCAGTTATCCTGTTTCTAATGCCtaaccttaaaaaacaaaaacaacaatcttaaagaaaacaaagaatgaaAGTATAAGAACCAACAACATGGGAATGAAATGAAGGAAATATAGCAGGCTTACCTCAATCTGATACAGGAGAAACACAGAATCTTTGGAGGACAAAATGCAAGACGGAGAGAACCAAAGAAACAATGTTAAAGAGGAAGGTGGgatgataaaagaaagaaagaaagaaagaaagaaaaatggccAAATGCTTAGGATTGGATTTGGTATGAAATGCGAGAGGGAGCGAGCAATGTGGGGTTGGTTGATAATTTTGCAGGTTCCAAGGATTGTTTACAGATTGGCTTTGATCGTTTtaatgctctctctctctccccctcaaATGAATGTACTGTGTTGCCTTTAATGTTAACAAAATAGTTTGGCTTCCTTTGCTATTCTTGCAAATTTGTGAGATTAATATAGagagggaaaaggaaagaagcagCAAGCGAAGATGGAAAAGGATGGGTGTAGCAGGTAGACAGGTTCCAACCACGTGTGCTGACTtcaaacaacctttttttttacgttCTTTTTTcagcaaattaaattaaaaagaacttgTATTCATACAAGATAATACTAGTAtaatttgcttcttcttttttcaaatataaatatattttattattttttatccattccTTCCTTAATATTATGCTTGTTTTtgcgtaaaaaaaataattttaaaaattcttaaatttttttattttaaattattttttataattttaaatcattttgatatattaatataaaagaaaatttaaaacaatattattttaatatattttcaattaaaattcattttaaaaaacaaaataatctctATCACAACTTCAAATCTCAAATAGTATCTTTAATTTTGGATAAAtggaattcttttaaaattttaggtttggtaattttatcttaattatagGAGGGGATA
The Populus nigra chromosome 3, ddPopNigr1.1, whole genome shotgun sequence genome window above contains:
- the LOC133689090 gene encoding IQ domain-containing protein IQM6-like encodes the protein MGISFSCPLAELDGPFDTVLVRSVSFGSEDAGNALQSVGFNGCDSDPDSMRSYGSGKVICEECPGFKERELSTTLSFKSTTSDMDVLARSIISPRVGERGNQLTRSDSLLDKKLHSSLPGPGKQRHQAAVTLQKVYKSFRTRRQLADCAVVVEQRWWKLLDFAELKRSSISFFDIEKPESAISRWSRARMRAAKVGKGLSKDAKARKLALQHWLEAIDPRHRYGHNLQFYYVNWLHCQSKQPFFYWLDIGDGKEVNLDRCLRSKLQQQCIKYLGPIEREAFEVTVENGKFLYKQSGKLLCTTEGPKDAKWIFVLSTSKTFYVGLKIKGTFQHSSFLAGGATLSAGRLVVEDGVLKAVWPHSGHYLPTEENFQAFMSFLREHNVDLTDVKESPTDEEDESIIKKDIHGSLRDQPDADLLEVTGLAPEDTDSRKRDSNVAENANLHASKLSRGLQLKITKLEIPTRGDVIDNFKTEELGPSCQAEDPDSPGEDGYETAEDSFLTEEDFMITKLNLFDEDDEEEEDEEPVPKEKILKRIDSHKGMKSYQLAEHLSSKWTTGAGPRIGCMRDYPSELQFRVLEHANLSPRTRSDDPSPRTSSRFSPKVSSPMVLTQASLCKETSSRSPLAPDQVLFSQTANP